The following coding sequences are from one Limnobacter sp. SAORIC-580 window:
- the serC gene encoding 3-phosphoserine/phosphohydroxythreonine transaminase, translating into MSRVWNFSAGPAALPESVLRRAAEEMLDWQGKGLSVMEMSHRSPEYTRIFEKTRDDFRKLLNVPDTHDVLFMQGGAVGMNAIVPMNLLQGFEQAAFVNTGAWSKKTTKEFSKYGLARVVLDNANALANTAAACYVPECASLLDRVNGQQMAYLHYCDNETISGVEFNGQIEALAGQLDCPVVADMSSNILSKTLDVTQYGLIYGGAQKNVGPAGVTIVIIDKALLNRALSICPSAFAFGTVAENGSMYNTPPTYSIYIAGLVFEWLIEKGGVPWAQAQAQEKSALLYDTIDNSDLYNCPVRRQDRSRMNVPFTLADEALNSSFLSKAAEHGLVQLKGHKSVGGMRASIYNAMPLEGVKALVDFMRDFEKTEA; encoded by the coding sequence ATGTCTAGAGTTTGGAATTTTTCAGCAGGTCCGGCAGCCTTGCCTGAGTCAGTCTTGCGTCGGGCTGCCGAGGAAATGCTGGATTGGCAGGGCAAGGGTTTGTCTGTAATGGAGATGAGCCATCGCAGCCCTGAATACACCCGCATTTTCGAGAAAACCCGCGATGACTTTCGCAAGCTGTTGAATGTGCCCGACACGCACGACGTGCTGTTCATGCAGGGTGGTGCTGTTGGCATGAATGCAATTGTGCCAATGAATTTGCTTCAAGGGTTTGAGCAAGCCGCATTCGTCAATACAGGTGCTTGGTCGAAAAAGACCACCAAGGAATTTTCGAAGTACGGACTGGCCCGTGTGGTGCTCGACAACGCGAACGCCCTGGCCAACACCGCAGCGGCGTGTTACGTACCTGAGTGCGCGTCCCTGCTTGACCGTGTGAACGGTCAGCAAATGGCCTATCTGCACTACTGCGACAATGAAACCATCAGTGGTGTCGAATTCAACGGACAAATTGAAGCCCTGGCTGGTCAGCTAGACTGCCCGGTGGTGGCTGACATGTCCTCAAACATTTTGTCGAAAACGCTTGATGTGACTCAGTATGGTTTGATTTACGGTGGCGCTCAAAAAAATGTGGGCCCGGCTGGTGTCACAATCGTCATCATCGACAAAGCATTGCTCAATCGGGCCTTGTCAATTTGTCCTTCAGCATTTGCCTTTGGGACCGTGGCTGAAAACGGTTCCATGTACAACACCCCGCCCACCTATTCAATTTACATTGCCGGTTTGGTGTTTGAATGGTTGATCGAGAAGGGCGGTGTTCCATGGGCACAAGCGCAAGCCCAAGAAAAATCAGCCTTGTTGTACGACACCATCGACAACAGCGATTTGTACAATTGCCCAGTTCGCCGGCAAGACCGTTCCCGCATGAATGTGCCATTTACACTGGCTGACGAAGCGCTGAATTCCAGTTTTTTGAGCAAGGCCGCAGAACACGGTTTGGTGCAACTTAAAGGGCACAAATCGGTGGGCGGCATGCGGGCCTCGATCTACAACGCGATGCCCCTTGAGGGCGTGAAAGCTTTGGTAGATTTCATGCGCGATTTCGAGAAAACGGAGGCTTGA
- the gyrA gene encoding DNA gyrase subunit A — MDSFAKETLPISLEEEMRRSYLDYAMSVIVGRALPDVRDGLKPVHRRVLFAMHELNNDWNRAYKKSARIVGDVIGKYHPHGDSAVYDTIVRMAQDFSLRYMLVDGQGNFGSIDGDNAAAMRYTEIRLAKIAQEMLLDIDKETVDFGPNYDGSEREPKVLPARLPNLLVNGSSGIAVGMATNMPPHNLKEVVAACLYAIDAPECTVDDLIELIPAPDFPTAGIIYGIQGVREGYRTGRGRVVMRAKTHFEDLDKGNRQSIIVDELPYQVNKKSLLERIAELVSEKKIEGISDIRDESDKDGIRVVIELKRGEVPEVILNNLYKNTQLQDTFGINMVALVDGQPRLLNLRDLIFYFLRHRREVITRRTVFELRKARDRGHVLEGLAVALANIDEFIAIIKAAPTPPVAKADLVAKSWDSSIVREMLSRTELGDSGGAKAFRPEGLPARLGLQDDGMYRLSEVQAQEILNMRLQRLTGLEQDKILNEYKEVIDQIADLLDILSKPERINQIIKDELTSIGNEFADERRSMIEFNATELGTEDLITPQDMVVTLSHSGYIKSQPLTEYRAQKRGGRGKQAATTKDDDWIDYLFVANTHDTILYFSNAGRVYWLKVYEVPQGSRTSRGRPIINMFPLAEGEKITAVLPVKSFEDEDKYVFMATSLGTVKKSKLSDFSRPMKRGIIAVNLDEGDFLIGAAMTNGTNDVMLFSDSGKAVRFDENDVRAMGRNARGVRGMNLEEGQRVIAMLVAESEQQSVLTATENGFGKRTPVSEYTRHGRGTKGMIAIQTSERNGKVVSAVLVNPTDEIMLITTGGVLVRTRVSEIREMGRATQGVTLISVDEGTWLSGLQRIVESDAEDLGEVEEGDSPDAPAATEE, encoded by the coding sequence ATGGATTCATTCGCAAAAGAAACGCTCCCGATCAGCCTTGAAGAGGAGATGCGCAGGTCTTATCTCGATTACGCCATGAGCGTAATCGTGGGGCGGGCCCTGCCGGATGTGCGTGATGGCTTAAAGCCGGTGCACCGCCGTGTGCTGTTTGCAATGCATGAGTTGAACAATGACTGGAATCGAGCCTACAAGAAATCTGCCCGTATTGTGGGTGACGTAATCGGTAAGTACCACCCACACGGTGATTCTGCGGTTTACGACACCATTGTGCGTATGGCACAAGATTTTTCATTGCGCTACATGTTGGTTGATGGTCAAGGTAACTTCGGTTCAATCGATGGTGATAACGCGGCGGCCATGCGTTACACCGAAATTCGCCTCGCCAAAATTGCCCAGGAAATGCTGCTGGACATCGACAAGGAAACCGTCGATTTCGGGCCAAACTATGACGGCAGCGAGCGCGAGCCCAAAGTGTTGCCTGCGCGCTTACCGAATTTGCTGGTCAATGGTTCGTCAGGCATCGCTGTGGGCATGGCCACCAACATGCCCCCCCATAACCTGAAAGAAGTGGTTGCTGCCTGCCTTTATGCGATTGATGCCCCGGAGTGCACGGTTGATGACCTAATCGAGTTGATTCCTGCGCCAGATTTCCCCACCGCGGGCATTATTTATGGCATTCAAGGCGTGCGCGAAGGCTATCGAACCGGCCGCGGCCGTGTGGTCATGCGGGCAAAAACCCATTTTGAAGATCTGGACAAAGGCAACCGCCAATCCATTATCGTGGATGAGCTGCCTTATCAGGTGAACAAGAAATCACTGCTTGAGCGGATCGCCGAGCTGGTGTCTGAAAAGAAGATTGAAGGTATTTCTGACATCCGTGACGAGTCCGACAAAGATGGTATTCGCGTCGTGATTGAATTGAAACGTGGCGAGGTGCCCGAGGTTATTTTGAATAACCTCTACAAGAACACCCAGCTTCAGGACACCTTCGGTATCAACATGGTCGCGCTGGTCGATGGCCAGCCCCGTTTGTTGAACTTGCGCGACCTTATTTTCTATTTCCTGCGCCATCGTCGAGAGGTCATCACCCGCCGCACCGTGTTTGAATTGCGCAAAGCCCGCGATCGCGGCCACGTCTTGGAAGGCTTGGCTGTGGCTTTGGCCAATATTGACGAATTCATCGCAATCATCAAGGCCGCGCCCACACCACCCGTGGCGAAAGCCGATTTGGTTGCAAAAAGCTGGGATTCCTCGATTGTTCGCGAAATGCTGTCGCGTACCGAACTGGGCGATTCGGGTGGTGCGAAAGCGTTCCGCCCAGAAGGTTTGCCGGCACGCCTGGGATTGCAAGACGATGGCATGTACCGCTTGAGCGAAGTGCAGGCGCAGGAAATTTTGAACATGCGCTTGCAGCGCTTGACGGGCCTTGAGCAAGACAAAATTTTGAATGAGTACAAGGAAGTGATCGATCAGATTGCTGACCTGCTCGATATTTTGTCCAAGCCTGAGCGTATCAATCAGATCATCAAAGATGAACTGACATCGATTGGCAACGAGTTTGCCGATGAGCGTCGTTCGATGATCGAATTCAATGCCACTGAACTGGGTACCGAAGACCTGATCACCCCGCAAGACATGGTGGTAACTCTGTCTCATTCTGGTTATATCAAGAGCCAGCCATTGACTGAATACCGAGCGCAAAAGCGCGGTGGACGCGGAAAACAGGCTGCCACCACGAAGGACGACGATTGGATTGATTACCTGTTCGTGGCCAACACCCACGACACAATTTTGTACTTCAGCAACGCCGGTCGCGTGTATTGGCTCAAGGTGTATGAAGTGCCTCAAGGCTCGCGCACTTCACGTGGTCGCCCCATCATCAATATGTTCCCCTTGGCCGAGGGTGAAAAAATCACCGCAGTGTTGCCGGTTAAAAGCTTTGAAGACGAAGACAAATACGTGTTCATGGCCACCAGCCTGGGTACAGTTAAAAAGTCAAAGTTAAGCGATTTTTCAAGGCCCATGAAGCGCGGCATTATTGCCGTGAATTTGGATGAAGGTGACTTCCTGATCGGTGCAGCCATGACCAACGGCACCAACGATGTCATGTTGTTCAGCGATTCCGGCAAGGCTGTTCGCTTCGATGAAAATGATGTGCGCGCCATGGGTCGCAATGCACGCGGTGTTCGCGGCATGAATCTTGAAGAAGGGCAGCGAGTCATTGCCATGCTGGTAGCAGAAAGTGAGCAGCAATCAGTGCTCACCGCCACTGAGAACGGTTTTGGAAAGCGCACGCCAGTTTCCGAGTACACCCGACATGGTCGTGGTACCAAAGGCATGATCGCGATTCAAACTTCTGAGCGCAATGGCAAAGTTGTCTCTGCAGTGCTGGTGAACCCAACGGATGAAATCATGTTGATCACCACCGGTGGTGTGCTGGTTCGAACTCGTGTCTCGGAAATTCGTGAAATGGGTCGCGCAACACAGGGCGTGACCTTGATCAGCGTGGACGAGGGTACATGGTTGTCTGGCTTGCAGCGGATCGTGGAGTCAGATGCTGAGGATCTTGGTGAGGTGGAAGAGGGGGATTCTCCCGACGCGCCCGCTGCCACAGAAGAGTAA
- a CDS encoding amidohydrolase family protein — protein sequence MQLLTPQWLLCLNHTTEVLENQAVLINQDLIQAIGPREEMLLAHPGAERVDLPGQALMPGLINCHTHAAMNLLRGAADDLALHDWLQTRIWPLEGELADAEFVYDGTVLAAAEMLQGGITTFNDMYFYPDQVVQAALDVGSRVFAGITVIEFPTRYAAEAKQYIELGIAARDKFKLEPTVHWTIAPHAPYTVSDDTFRHMAMLAEELDLPVHCHLHETASEVSDAESRDGKRPFARFEQLGLINERLMAVHGVHLNEHELQAMAAKGATLVHCPASNLKLASGIAPVAAALKAGVNVVIGTDGAASNNKLDLWEEGRLASLLCKGASGDATAFSAGELLKSMTCNAAKALGADHLIGRIAPGLQADLITIAIGEAAHQLPNHNLVSKLAYSGASRDVKHVWVAGVQVVQSQQLVGKRAQLVGEIMRKTQRVWQTRVEKVG from the coding sequence ATGCAACTGCTGACCCCCCAATGGCTCTTGTGCCTGAACCACACCACTGAAGTACTTGAAAACCAGGCGGTTTTGATTAACCAAGACCTAATTCAGGCCATTGGCCCACGCGAGGAAATGCTGCTGGCGCATCCAGGCGCGGAAAGGGTTGATCTACCGGGGCAGGCACTGATGCCAGGCTTGATCAATTGCCACACCCACGCCGCCATGAATTTGCTGCGTGGTGCCGCTGACGATTTGGCCTTGCATGACTGGTTACAAACCCGGATTTGGCCCCTTGAGGGTGAATTGGCCGATGCCGAGTTTGTGTATGACGGAACAGTGCTGGCCGCCGCCGAGATGCTTCAAGGCGGAATAACCACTTTCAACGATATGTATTTTTACCCCGACCAGGTTGTTCAAGCGGCGCTGGACGTGGGTTCACGCGTATTTGCAGGCATCACCGTGATCGAATTCCCGACCCGCTACGCAGCAGAGGCCAAGCAATACATCGAGTTGGGGATAGCAGCACGCGACAAATTCAAGCTTGAGCCCACCGTACATTGGACCATCGCTCCGCATGCTCCTTACACAGTGAGTGATGACACCTTTCGGCATATGGCGATGCTGGCCGAAGAGCTGGACCTGCCCGTTCACTGCCATTTGCATGAGACCGCGAGTGAAGTCAGTGATGCGGAAAGTCGGGACGGCAAACGGCCGTTTGCCAGGTTTGAACAACTCGGTCTGATTAACGAACGCCTGATGGCGGTTCACGGAGTGCACTTGAATGAGCATGAGTTGCAGGCAATGGCGGCGAAAGGTGCAACGTTGGTGCATTGCCCCGCATCGAACCTGAAACTCGCCAGCGGCATTGCCCCCGTGGCTGCGGCGCTTAAAGCAGGCGTCAATGTGGTAATTGGTACCGATGGTGCCGCCAGCAACAACAAGCTGGACCTGTGGGAAGAAGGCCGATTGGCCTCCCTGCTGTGCAAGGGTGCAAGTGGCGATGCCACCGCCTTCAGTGCAGGTGAGTTACTGAAAAGCATGACCTGCAATGCAGCCAAAGCCCTGGGCGCAGACCACCTGATCGGCCGCATTGCCCCCGGCCTGCAGGCGGACCTGATCACAATCGCAATTGGAGAGGCTGCTCACCAGTTACCCAACCACAATCTGGTCTCAAAACTGGCTTACAGCGGGGCTTCCAGGGATGTGAAGCATGTTTGGGTAGCGGGCGTTCAAGTTGTGCAATCGCAACAACTTGTGGGCAAAAGGGCACAATTAGTCGGGGAAATCATGCGAAAAACCCAACGAGTGTGGCAGACTCGTGTCGAGAAAGTTGGTTGA